The following are encoded in a window of Mycoplasma anserisalpingitidis genomic DNA:
- a CDS encoding ABC transporter ATP-binding protein produces the protein MHHSSSRTAKRAPIQKGMFKALLKYIFKANKVLYPLAVLLNLFSSFTLILAQMFIGVVVVGWFLDPWLKALSTDPNAAFNWAEFNKYVIIYISILVLTLAAMLASQRIMANITHNTLKKLRDELYTSVQKKPVRFFDTTQDGEIMGYFINDIELIKTMIQSIPDIVQAIFTVIVSLVFMFIQSWSLTIVAIFLVGLIMLVMQIIVKFSSKYFVRTQTSLGNTNAYINEMIDGLRVVKVFNYEDKSLEKFDKLNQELYENDRISKNLSNILMPIAINMGNINYAILGLLGSLMIVNSTALNTYGLALSIGTLISFLQLARSFTQPISSISQNVGSILMALSGFQRVKNVLDLPDEIGEGQIISVYGIFDENNNIIEVTETERNNNPEIKKYWKINNNGVISYIPCSTKGVILENVNFSYNKNKPILKNINLTVKPGQKIAIVGPTGAGKTTITNLLNRFYDIDSGNIYIDGINIRDINKKDLREKIGVVLQDTYLFSDTVRNNISYGRENATIEEIIEAAKVANADSFINLMSKGYDTYLESAGANLSQGQRQLLSIARVACCNPDILILDEATSNIDTKTEKEIQKALSNLMKDKTSFIIAHRLSTVRNADVILVLKDGEINEIGTHDELIKNHGLYYALYTGNLELS, from the coding sequence ATGCATCATTCTTCTAGTAGAACAGCAAAAAGAGCTCCGATTCAAAAAGGAATGTTCAAAGCTTTATTAAAATATATTTTTAAAGCTAATAAAGTTTTATATCCTTTAGCAGTTTTATTAAACTTATTTTCTTCGTTTACTTTAATTCTTGCACAAATGTTTATTGGGGTTGTGGTTGTTGGCTGATTTTTAGACCCATGACTTAAAGCTTTATCAACTGATCCTAACGCAGCCTTTAATTGAGCAGAATTTAATAAATATGTAATTATTTATATCTCAATTTTAGTTTTAACTCTTGCTGCTATGTTAGCTTCTCAAAGAATTATGGCTAACATTACTCATAATACTCTAAAAAAATTAAGAGATGAATTATATACTTCAGTACAGAAAAAACCTGTTAGATTCTTCGACACAACTCAAGATGGCGAAATTATGGGATATTTCATTAATGATATTGAGTTAATCAAAACGATGATTCAATCAATTCCTGATATTGTTCAAGCTATTTTTACAGTTATCGTTTCGCTTGTATTTATGTTTATTCAAAGCTGATCATTAACAATTGTTGCAATATTCCTTGTTGGATTAATTATGCTTGTGATGCAAATTATTGTTAAATTTTCAAGTAAGTACTTTGTTAGAACTCAAACTAGTTTAGGAAATACTAATGCTTACATCAACGAAATGATTGATGGATTAAGAGTTGTTAAAGTGTTTAATTATGAAGATAAATCACTTGAAAAATTTGATAAATTAAATCAAGAATTATATGAAAATGACAGAATTAGTAAGAATTTAAGTAACATATTAATGCCTATTGCAATTAATATGGGAAACATAAATTATGCTATTTTAGGACTTCTTGGTTCATTAATGATTGTTAATTCAACTGCATTAAATACTTATGGATTAGCGCTAAGTATCGGTACACTCATTTCATTCTTACAATTAGCTAGAAGCTTTACTCAACCAATTAGTTCAATTTCGCAAAACGTTGGTTCGATCTTAATGGCTCTTAGTGGTTTTCAAAGAGTTAAAAATGTTTTAGATTTACCTGATGAAATTGGTGAAGGGCAAATCATTTCAGTTTACGGAATTTTTGATGAAAACAATAATATTATTGAAGTTACTGAAACTGAAAGAAATAACAATCCAGAAATCAAAAAATACTGAAAAATAAATAACAATGGTGTGATTAGTTATATTCCATGTTCAACTAAAGGTGTTATTCTAGAAAATGTAAACTTTAGTTACAACAAAAATAAACCAATATTAAAGAACATTAATTTAACTGTAAAACCAGGTCAAAAAATCGCTATTGTTGGACCTACTGGTGCGGGTAAAACAACTATTACAAACTTATTGAACAGATTTTACGATATTGATTCAGGAAATATTTATATCGATGGAATTAATATAAGAGATATTAATAAAAAAGATCTACGTGAAAAAATTGGAGTAGTACTTCAAGATACTTATCTTTTCAGTGACACAGTAAGAAATAATATTTCGTATGGTAGAGAAAATGCTACTATTGAAGAAATTATTGAAGCAGCCAAAGTTGCTAATGCTGATTCATTTATTAACTTAATGAGTAAAGGTTATGATACTTACCTTGAATCTGCCGGAGCAAATTTAAGTCAAGGTCAAAGACAATTGTTAAGTATTGCTAGAGTCGCATGTTGCAATCCTGACATTCTAATTCTTGATGAAGCTACAAGTAATATTGATACTAAAACCGAAAAAGAAATTCAAAAAGCATTAAGCAATTTAATGAAAGACAAAACAAGTTTTATTATTGCCCACAGATTAAGTACAGTTAGAAATGCAGACGTTATTTTAGTTCTTAAAGACGGCGAAATAAACGAAATCGGAACTCATGATGAATTAATCAAAAACCATGGTTTATATTACGCATTATACACCGGAAATCTTGAATTATCTTAG